From Pongo pygmaeus isolate AG05252 chromosome 1, NHGRI_mPonPyg2-v2.0_pri, whole genome shotgun sequence, one genomic window encodes:
- the LOC129013860 gene encoding LOW QUALITY PROTEIN: olfactory receptor 6N2-like (The sequence of the model RefSeq protein was modified relative to this genomic sequence to represent the inferred CDS: inserted 1 base in 1 codon), with product MVILSWENQTMRVEFVLQGLSSIRQLNIFLFMIILVFYILTVSGNILIVLLVLVRHHLXNPMYFFLVNLSCLEIWYTSNIIPKMLLIIIAEQKTISVAGCLAQFYFFGSLAATECLLLTVMSCDRYLAIYQPLRYRVLMTGPLCIRLAAGSWFCCFLLTAVTVVLLCRLTFCAPYEINHFFCDFTPLVHLSCMDTSVTETIAFATSSAVTLVPFLLIVASYSCVLSAILRIPSGTGQKKAFSTCSSHLTVVMVFYGTLIATYLVPSANSSQLLRKGSSLLYIILTPMFNPIIYSLRNRDIHEALKKCLRKKSGGCLR from the exons ATGGTGATCCTGTCCTGGGAAAACCAAACGATGAGAGTGGAATTCGTGCTTCAAGGATTGTCTTCAATCAGACAgttaaatattttcctctttatgATAATTTTAGTTTTCTACATCTTAACTGTTTCTGGAAACATCCTCATTGTCCTTCTAGTTTTAGTCAGACATCATC CAAACCCTATGTACTTCTTCCTGGTGAACTTATCCTGTCTGGAGATCTGGTATACCTCTAACATCATCCCCAAAATGTTGCTGATTATCATAGCTGAACAGAAGACTATCTCTGTGGCTGGCTGCCTGGCACAGTTCTACTTCTTCGGATCCCTGGCTGCCACGGAGTGCCTCTTGCTCACTGTGATGTCCTGTGACCGCTACCTAGCCATCTACCAGCCTCTTCGCTACCGTGTCCTCATGACTGGCCCCCTTTGCATCAGGCTAGCTGCTGGCTCTTGGTTCTGCTGCTTCCTCCTTACAGCAGTCACCGTGGTCTTGCTATGTAGACTCACCTTCTGTGCACCCTATGAAATTAATCACTTCTTTTGTGACTTCACTCCTCTGGTTCATCTCTCCTGCATGGATACCTCAGTGACTGAGACCATTGCCTTTGCCACCTCTTCTGCAGTGACTCTGGTCCCATTTCTCCTCATTGTAGCCTCCTACTCCTGCGTCCTTTCTGCTATCCTAAGAATCCCATCTGGCACAGGCCAGAAAAAGGCCTTCTCCACCTGTTCTTCCCACCTCACTGTGGTCATGGTGTTTTATGGGACACTGATTGCCACATACCTTGTGCCCTCAGCCAACTCATCCCAACTCTTGCGCAAAGGGTCCTCTCTGCTCTACATCATCCTGACACCCATGTTTAACCCCATCATTTATAGCCTGAGAAACAGAGACATCCATGAAGCTCTGAAGAAGTGCTTGAGGAAGAAGTCAGGTGGTTGCCTTAGATAA